The genomic segment CGGCACTGCTTGTTTGGGCTGACACCTGGCGAGTCGCGACACCGGCCGGACCAGGACTGACGCCAGCCTCCCATCCGTTCACCCTCGGCGAGCAAGACCTTCGAGCCTGGCTGAGTGAGCGCGATCTGGCTCCACCCGGCAGCATCGATGCCACCGCCTGCCTCACCCTGCCGAGCCGATCGGTTCGACCGCGTAAAGCGCGAAACCAATCCAGCGATCCCCCTGCGGAGGACGAACCGGCTTGGACCGGTCTGCCGCTCCAGGCCGGCGAACCCATCCCCAAACAGACCGAATGGTGGCCCTGGCAGGTGCAGGGTCTGGCTCTGGAGCCCTCAGCAGCGACGGAGTGGCTGTGCAGACTTCCCCTCTCCGGCCGCCATCCCGATCTGGCGGAGGAGTTGCGGTGGTGGAGCCATCTGCAACGCTGGGCCCTCAGTCTGGTGGCCCGTGGTCGCTGGATTCCCCAGGTCGAGCTGAGCAAGGGTGAGGGGTATCCCCACAGAGCCCGCTGGGTACCGCTGCTGAACCGGGAGGAAGACCGCAGACGCCTTGAGGATCTCGCTACCAGCCTGCCGCTTGTCGCGACCTGTGCCCTGCCCTGGCGCGAACCCATGGGGAGACGCAGCAACCGGATGACTCGCCTGCGTCCCGAGGCGATGCGGGCCGCCAACCCGGTTGCCTGTTGTCGGCCCAGAAGTGGTCGTCTGCGCGTGGCGACGCTGCTCGAGGATCTTGTGGATGCTCTGCTGCGCAAGGACTTTCAGCCCGATCTCGATGCCCTGGACCCCCTGCTGAGCGCCTGGCAGCACGCACTGGGGTCAGAGACAGGCGTGATCGATCTCGGTGAAGAGGATGCGGAGCGCCTGTCCAGTACCAGCCTTCACTGGCGAGAGGGCATCGCCGGCGATGTCGCCGCCGCCAGAACCTGCCTGGAGCTTCAAACACCGCCCGAAGGGGAAGACCTCTGGGAACTGCGCTTCGCCCTGCAGGCGGAAACGGACCCGAGTCTCAAACTGCCCGCAGCGTCGGCCTGGGCTTCGGGAGCCAGCACCCTGCAGCTGGGGGAGGTGAAAGTCGAACAACCCGGCGAAGTCCTGCTGGAAGGACTCGGGCGTGCCCTCACCGTCTTCCCGCCGATCGAGCGGGGGCTCGAGAGTGCCACACCGGAAACGATGCAGCTCACGCCCGCCGAGGCCTTCGTTCTGGTGCGCACGGCTGCACGCCAGCTGCGTGATGCCGGTCTGGGGGTCGATCTGCCGGCAAGCCTCTCGGGGGGTCTGGCCAGCCGACTCGGCCTCGCGATCAAGGCGGAACTGCCCGAACGATCGAGCGGTTTCACCCTTGGGGAATCACTGTCCTGGTCGTGGGATCTGATGATTGGTGGCGTGACGCTCACGCTCAGGGAACTGGAGCGCCTCAGCGGCAAACGCAGTCCCCTCGTCCGCCACAAAGGGGCCTGGATCGAACTGCGTCCGAACGATCTCAAAAACGCCGAACGGTTCTGCGGTTCCAACCCGGAACTCAGTCTCGATGACGCCCTGCGACTGACGGCCACGGAAGGAGAGCTGCTGATGCGGCTTCCGGTGCATCACTTTGAAGCCGGTCCAAGGCTTCAGGCCGTTCTCGAGCAGTACCACCAGCAGAAAGCTCCGGATCCACTACCGGCTCCGGACGGGTTCTGCGGCCAGCTGAGGCCCTACCAGGAACGGGGGCTGGGGTGGCTGGCCTTTCTGAACCGCTTTGACCAGGGCGCCTGCCTGGCCGATGACATGGGTCTCGGCAAAACGATCCAGTTGCTGGCCTTCCTCCAGCACCTCAAAACCGAACAGGAACTGAAGCGACCGGTGTTGCTAGTCGCGCCAACCTCGGTGCTCACCAACTGGAAACGGGAAGCGGAAGCCTTCACGCCTGACCTTTCCGTGCGCGAACACTACGGACCGCGGCGTCCCTCCACTCCCGCTTCCCTCAAGAAATCCCTGAACGATGTGGATCTGGTCCTGACCAGCTATGGACTGCTGCAACGGGACAGCGAACTCCTGGAAACCCAGGACTGGCAGGGAGTCGTGATCGATGAAGCCCAGGCGATCAAGAATCCCGGTGCCAAACAGAGCCAGGCGGCTCGCGATCTGGCCCGAGCCGGCAAAAACAGTCGGTTCCGCATTGCACTGACAGGAACTCCGGTGGAGAACCGGGTCAGTGAGTTGTGGGCCCTGATGGATTTTCTCAACCCCAAAGTCCTGGGAGAGGAGGATTTCTTCCGCCAGCGGTACCGCCTGCCGATCGAGCGCTACGGCGACATGTCGTCGCTCCGTGATCTCAAGGCCAGGGTGGGGCCTTTCATCCTGCGACGACTGAAAACCGACAAGGCGATCATCTCGGACCTACCCGAGAAGGTTGAACTGAGCGAATGGGTTGGTCTCAGCAAGGAGCAGAAATCGCTTTACAGCAAAACCGTGGAGGACACCCTCGATGCCATTGCCAGGGCTCCTCGCGGTCAACGTCACGGTCAGGTCCTGGGTCTGCTGACCAGGCTGAAACAGATCTGCAACCACCCTGCCCTGGCCCTCAGGGAAGAGACGGTCGACAGAGAGTTCCTGGGCCGTTCCGCCAAATTGCAGCGTCTCGACGAGATCCTTGATGAGGTGATCGAGGCGGGAGACCGCGCCCTGCTGTTCACCCAGTTCGCTGAATGGGGGCATCTTCTGCAAGCCTGGATGCAGCAGCGCTGGAGAGCTGAAGTGCCCTTCCTGCATGGAGGAACGCGCAAAAGCGACCGCCAGGCCATGGTGGATCGCTTTCAGGAAGACCCCCGCGGACCGCAGCTGTTTCTGTTGTCTCTCAAAGCTGGAGGCGTTGGCCTCAATCTCACCCGGGCCAGCCATGTGTTTCACCTTGACCGTTGGTGGAACCCAGCCGTCGAGAATCAGGCAACCGATCGCGCTTATCGCATCGGCCAAACCAGCCGGGTCATGGTGCACAAATTCATCACCAGCGGCTCCGTCGAAGAGAAAATCGATCGGATGATTCGCGAAAAATCTCGCCTGGCAGAGGACATTGTTGGGTCCGGGGAGGAATGGCTCGGCAGTCTTGCGGGAGATCAGCTGCGAGACCTCGTGGCCCTGGAGGACAGCTGATCATGGGGAGACAACGATGACGATCACCAACGGCAACAACAACGGCATCACCGCCATCGGCGATGAAGGGCTTGGCCAGCAGCCCTGGTGGGTGCAGCAATGGATGGAACTGATCAATGGTTACCGCTTCAAGAAACGTCTGGAGCGCGCCTGGGGGTATGCCCGCGAGGGCAACGTCACCTCCATCAGATTCGAAGGACGCCGGGTGCATGCCCGCGTCCAGGGCACCGGCGAAGAGCCCTACAAGGTGAAGCTGTGGCTGGATGTGCTGAACGATGAAGACTGGGCCTACGTCCTGGAGGCTCTGACGCAGAAGGCCCGCTGGTCTGCCCAGTTGCTGGCGGGGATCATGCCGGTTGACATCGAACGGGCCTTCGCTGCAAGCGGAAAACGGCTGTTCCCGTTCAAATTGCAGGAGGTCCGCAGTGAATGCAGCTGCCCGGACAAAGCCAATCCGTGCAAACACATCAGCGCGGTGTATTTCCTGATGGGAGACCGCTTCAGCGAAGACCCCTTCGTGCTGTTTCAACTCAGAGGTCGCAACCGCGCCAAGCTGCTGGAGGACCTGGCGGAACAACGTCGCAAGGCCCTGGCGGCTCTGGCTGAGCAGGGAACCCAGAGCGAGACGGGTGCAACAAAAGAGGATTCGGCTCCGCTGCCGCCTCACCCGGCCGTGCTGGATCCTTCGCTTTGGTGGCGCTACGACCGCAGCCTCGATGGCGATCTGGTGGTAATCACCCCAGCAATGGATGGCGACACAGGCCTCGATGCCGCTGGTGAACTGCCCCTGGCGGAGGACCCGCGTTTCCCCGAGGCACGTGACAGCTTCCTGAACAATCTCAAGGCCCACGGCCAGGCCAGTGCCCAGCAGGCGATGCTGCAGGCCATGGCGGCTGGCAGCTGACGAGCAGTGGAGTGGCCTGAAGCCATGGTCGATGCCGCCTGGCTCGCCGCGGAGACTCAAGCGCTGGCGGCGATGCTGCTGGAGTCGCATCAACGGGCCTTCAACAGGCCCCTGATCACCGCCGCCCAAACGGGCCGCTCTAGACGCCTGCTCTGCCAGGAGCTGTTCGCCTGCGGCTTTCCGGTGCTGGCCCACGGCACGGAGCAGGATCCCAAGCTCAGTTACGCCAACGCCGCTGCCCTGCAGCTGTGGGACAGCCACTGGGATGAGCTGATCGGCATGCCCTCACGG from the Synechococcus sp. KORDI-100 genome contains:
- a CDS encoding DEAD/DEAH box helicase codes for the protein MSLLHATWLPAIRTPSSSGQPALLVWADTWRVATPAGPGLTPASHPFTLGEQDLRAWLSERDLAPPGSIDATACLTLPSRSVRPRKARNQSSDPPAEDEPAWTGLPLQAGEPIPKQTEWWPWQVQGLALEPSAATEWLCRLPLSGRHPDLAEELRWWSHLQRWALSLVARGRWIPQVELSKGEGYPHRARWVPLLNREEDRRRLEDLATSLPLVATCALPWREPMGRRSNRMTRLRPEAMRAANPVACCRPRSGRLRVATLLEDLVDALLRKDFQPDLDALDPLLSAWQHALGSETGVIDLGEEDAERLSSTSLHWREGIAGDVAAARTCLELQTPPEGEDLWELRFALQAETDPSLKLPAASAWASGASTLQLGEVKVEQPGEVLLEGLGRALTVFPPIERGLESATPETMQLTPAEAFVLVRTAARQLRDAGLGVDLPASLSGGLASRLGLAIKAELPERSSGFTLGESLSWSWDLMIGGVTLTLRELERLSGKRSPLVRHKGAWIELRPNDLKNAERFCGSNPELSLDDALRLTATEGELLMRLPVHHFEAGPRLQAVLEQYHQQKAPDPLPAPDGFCGQLRPYQERGLGWLAFLNRFDQGACLADDMGLGKTIQLLAFLQHLKTEQELKRPVLLVAPTSVLTNWKREAEAFTPDLSVREHYGPRRPSTPASLKKSLNDVDLVLTSYGLLQRDSELLETQDWQGVVIDEAQAIKNPGAKQSQAARDLARAGKNSRFRIALTGTPVENRVSELWALMDFLNPKVLGEEDFFRQRYRLPIERYGDMSSLRDLKARVGPFILRRLKTDKAIISDLPEKVELSEWVGLSKEQKSLYSKTVEDTLDAIARAPRGQRHGQVLGLLTRLKQICNHPALALREETVDREFLGRSAKLQRLDEILDEVIEAGDRALLFTQFAEWGHLLQAWMQQRWRAEVPFLHGGTRKSDRQAMVDRFQEDPRGPQLFLLSLKAGGVGLNLTRASHVFHLDRWWNPAVENQATDRAYRIGQTSRVMVHKFITSGSVEEKIDRMIREKSRLAEDIVGSGEEWLGSLAGDQLRDLVALEDS
- a CDS encoding SWIM zinc finger family protein, with translation MTITNGNNNGITAIGDEGLGQQPWWVQQWMELINGYRFKKRLERAWGYAREGNVTSIRFEGRRVHARVQGTGEEPYKVKLWLDVLNDEDWAYVLEALTQKARWSAQLLAGIMPVDIERAFAASGKRLFPFKLQEVRSECSCPDKANPCKHISAVYFLMGDRFSEDPFVLFQLRGRNRAKLLEDLAEQRRKALAALAEQGTQSETGATKEDSAPLPPHPAVLDPSLWWRYDRSLDGDLVVITPAMDGDTGLDAAGELPLAEDPRFPEARDSFLNNLKAHGQASAQQAMLQAMAAGS
- a CDS encoding MEKHLA domain-containing protein, which codes for MVDAAWLAAETQALAAMLLESHQRAFNRPLITAAQTGRSRRLLCQELFACGFPVLAHGTEQDPKLSYANAAALQLWDSHWDELIGMPSRLTAPDSERAERSSALGQAKRLDAVQNYRGIRISRKGRRFMIDNARIWTLWDAGERVCGQAACFRDWWQI